The following coding sequences lie in one Paenibacillus durus ATCC 35681 genomic window:
- a CDS encoding aldo/keto reductase encodes MEYRNLGRTGMKVSNFTLGTGAFGSWGNTNEEECIQIVDTAIGNGINFIDTADVYGAGGSEEIVGKALKGRRNEVVLATKVGMPMGKGLNQSGSSRLWIRQEVENSLRRLQTDHIDLYQLHRPDPQTDIEEI; translated from the coding sequence ATGGAATACCGGAATTTGGGACGTACAGGCATGAAAGTAAGCAATTTTACTTTGGGTACAGGAGCGTTTGGATCATGGGGGAACACGAACGAGGAAGAATGCATTCAAATCGTGGATACCGCTATCGGAAATGGCATCAACTTCATTGACACCGCTGACGTCTATGGGGCCGGAGGTTCGGAAGAAATTGTCGGGAAAGCTTTAAAGGGACGGCGAAATGAGGTTGTGCTTGCTACAAAAGTCGGAATGCCAATGGGAAAAGGGCTGAATCAAAGCGGAAGCTCAAGGTTGTGGATCAGACAGGAAGTCGAAAACAGCTTGCGTCGGCTCCAAACGGACCATATCGACCTCTACCAGCTCCACCGTCCGGACCCGCAAACCGATATTGAAGAGATTTAG